The Paenibacillus uliginis N3/975 genome has a window encoding:
- a CDS encoding HAD family hydrolase → MKAIVFDFDGLIIDTETVWYNAFKDVLRDYDLDFPMEVFTKCVGTHDKAIHEFIEEKLGLESIETIMNLAKENHRSEVDLLEIREGVKDYLSAAKEMGLKIGLASSSNREWVEGFLTKLQIIDFFDTIKTGDEVEKVKPDPTLYINALEALNVKGSEAVAFEDSANGAKAAIAAGMKCVIVPNEVTKEISFEKYHLRINSMGEMSLAEVIKHIDNDTAM, encoded by the coding sequence ATAAAGGCAATTGTTTTTGACTTTGATGGATTGATCATCGATACGGAAACCGTATGGTACAATGCGTTTAAAGATGTGCTTCGAGACTATGACTTGGATTTTCCGATGGAGGTATTTACGAAATGTGTAGGTACGCATGATAAAGCGATTCATGAATTCATTGAAGAGAAGTTAGGTCTGGAAAGCATCGAAACGATTATGAATTTAGCGAAGGAAAACCACAGATCCGAGGTGGATCTGCTGGAAATCAGAGAAGGCGTTAAGGACTACTTGTCAGCAGCGAAAGAGATGGGGCTCAAAATAGGTCTGGCTTCAAGTTCCAACAGGGAGTGGGTTGAAGGGTTCCTGACAAAACTTCAGATCATTGACTTCTTTGATACGATCAAGACGGGAGACGAAGTTGAAAAAGTGAAGCCCGACCCGACGCTGTACATAAACGCTCTTGAGGCTTTGAATGTTAAAGGGAGCGAAGCTGTAGCTTTTGAGGATTCGGCCAACGGGGCAAAAGCCGCAATCGCAGCGGGCATGAAATGTGTTATCGTGCCTAATGAAGTGACCAAGGAGATTAGCTTCGAGAAATATCATTTAAGAATTAATTCTATGGGTGAAATGAGTTTAGCCGAGGTCATTAAACATATAGATAACGATACAGCCATGTAG